A window of the Lactuca sativa cultivar Salinas chromosome 7, Lsat_Salinas_v11, whole genome shotgun sequence genome harbors these coding sequences:
- the LOC111884641 gene encoding uncharacterized protein LOC111884641: MLRDSARDWWGEVTSQVGPDGVAEMSWAEFVRRFDLEFAPPIEVQRLVREFHDLQQTTETVAEITAKFWERALLIPQYATDEQMKRTRYHSMLRDDIREFLSFTGCKTLNEMVEKAREREIELDTRTKRKTDLAHAAGGQDKKPKTSDSSGKGQQGRGRCAKCGRFHSGACRTAGTTGCYSCGQQGHMSKDCPKKGLICFHCNKTGHKKAECPRLQGGGGAVAMPACATLRITDGRPAKADIPTLKSRAF, from the coding sequence ATGTTGAGAGACAGTGCTCGCGACTGGTGGGGCGAGGTTACTAGCCAGGTGGGGCCAGACGGAGTGGCTGAGATGTCATGGGCAGAGTTTGTTCGACGGTTTGATTTGGAGTTTGCACCTcctattgaggtgcaacgacTAGTAAGGGAGTTTCATGATTTgcagcagaccaccgagactgtggcggaaatcaccgccaagttttgggAGCGAGCCTTATTGATTCCACAGTATGCTACCGATGAACAAATGAAACGGACCcgatatcattccatgctgagggacGATATCCGGGAGTTTTTGAGTTTTacagggtgcaagaccctaaatgaGATGGTAGAGAAGGCCCGCGAGAGAGAAATAGAGTTGGATACCCGCACGAAGCGGAAGACTGATCTGGCACATGCGGCGGGGGGTCAGgataaaaagcctaagacctctgatTCTTCAGGTAAGGGACAGCAAGGTCggggccggtgtgccaagtgcgGGAGATTCCATAGCGGGGCGTGTAGGACGGCTGGGACAACAGGATGTTACTCTTGTGGCCAACAGGGCCACATgagtaaggattgccccaagaagggtttgatatgtttccactgcaataaGACAGGCCATAAAAAGGCTGAATGCCCTAGGTTGCAGGGAGGAGGAGGAGCGGTGGCGATGCCCGCATGCGCCACCCtaaggatcactgatggccgcccTGCCAAGGCGGATATCCCGACGTTGAAGAGCCGCGCGTTCTAG